In Cryptomeria japonica chromosome 1, Sugi_1.0, whole genome shotgun sequence, the sequence ctagtagggacattacacatccccactgtggtttttcctatttgggtttccacatcaaaatcattgtgttaagtggtgaatgtttttgtggttatgtttgctatggttaattttcttaactactaaatccacttagatatgatatgatgatcgacaacaatttgaaatgtgcttttacttttgtcaataaagtatttggatgttttaattaaaaggttttgaaagtttcaaagttgttttactgttattatGTTATGACAGTCAAATTGgtttacttgatagtgatattgcaatttgtcaaTTCTAAGTTTGACTTGagaattttcttttgtttggtgaaaagtttatgtcagttttccaactaccgattcaccccccccctcttagtagttgaccggatccttattgattcatcataccatcacaataTTTTGGTTTCGAGTTAAGTGAGTTTATCTTTATTGAAATCCTTAATGACACGAAAAATCTATGAGCCAATGTATTTTACcaatccataaaattaaaaaaaacttaaaaaattgagAAGGTAAATACGACTACTAATTATTACTTGTAACACAAATATATCTTTATTTGTCACTAATTTGAGTAACATAGCTTAAAATCACACTTCTTGATGTGGAATTTTAGCTTGAAAACTTTTAAAAAATTGTAATTGGTATGTGTAAAAATAAACTCCAAAACCTTTTCTTGTACCCTCCTAGCCTATTTGAAATTGAAAGAAATGATATCCCTAATGACATGAAACCCCATGAAGTGTGACATTTTACCAATCATCAAAACAAAAAAGATTGAAACATGGGAAGATAAAGAAAATAAGGCTCCTAAAGATTACTTGTAACATAAAATATCTTTATCTACCAAAAATTTGAGCAAGACAACTCAAACTAACACTTCTTGAGGTGCATTTTTAGCTTTGatgcttttataaaaaaaaattggtagGTGGAAAACCAAAACCCACAACCTTTGCATGCAATCTCCCAACATATTCAAATTTGGAAAAATTGAAAGCTATAAAAGGTATACATACTTTCAATGATGTCCATGCAAGAAGAAAATCATGAAGTAGTgggtacaaataattaataaatatatagatAAAGAGGTTAAAATGTTTATTTGTGAGAAAAAAGGAAAACATAATCGCATTACTTGACTATTAACtattaaatgtaattaatctaaaATAATGTTGGTTATtcatgttacaagtgtggttgttgttgcaccaaaatatcgatttgttaatgcccaatacaaccactagacttatagaatccataggaggtggttaagccatgtcacaaacccaagaactgcgctgcacaacacaaggagaccaagggcacacacttttgcaacaatcccccccagtgcaagtgaggggtttgaacccatGACTAAGCTCTGATagtacttgttacaagtgtggttgttgttggactaaaagatcgacctgttaatgcctagtacaaccactagacttatagaactaataggaggtggttaagctatGACACAAACCCGAGAActgcgttgcacaacacaaggagaccgaGGGTGCACACCTTTGCAACAATTCAAACAATGATAATTTATCAATTTATTGTCAGCTACAATTTTTGTGCCATATTAAGGGTTTGAACAAATATAATCCAATTGCTAAAATTTAAAAACCTAAAATACAAGATTAATATAAACCATTTCATTCTCTCTAACATATAATTATCTCTAATtatgtaatttaaaaaatatttactttATAAACTCTCTCTATCCCttttttttatatgtatgtatgtaaacatAATCTAAATCTCACAATTGTGGATGGATAATTAAAACCTCTTTAAGTTATAAGATAGTAACATGTTTCtaattgtgatattcttattaaGATTGAAATACATAGTTTTTGAATCAAAATCATTGACTCACATATCAATTAGTTTTTCATACAAACTCATATATTATGAAATGAATGATCCACTTAACACTCATTATATCTAGATGACACTAATATGAGAGAAACTCTATGATTAAACATGCTTGAATTGAAATAATATTGTGATGAATGACCTCCTTAAAAGTTCAAAAACTTCACAAATATAATTGTCATCAGTTATATTCATCCCCATGAAATATAAATTTATGTAAGAAAATACATGCTACTATGGTTCTAATTACAAACATATCACAGATATCATGGACAATTTAAAATTATATGATAGGCAGGAAATCACATAGCTACTCATTTTTTCTTTCCTCATATAAATCGgatgacttaaatcacacacactaagctttgacttctagaACTTAAAAGTATAAAACACTCAAAATTGACTTACATTTTTAGACTTAATATGTTACTTAGCATGTGGGATTTAAGACTGACCCAAATGAACAACTGTGTTACTTTCATTGCAATTCAGCCGAAGAAAACAGATTTACATATTGTCTGAAATACAGACTCTGAAAAATGCTTTGCAAATATAAAACAAACAAATTAGAAATTTGATGTGATGAGCACAACACTAATCTTGCTTCTCATTTGTGTCCTCCTCCAAGGAGATAGCCAAGAGAAGACACTCCACCTGGTACGCTCTGCACTTTCGTTGAAGGCCGCTCCTGAAATCAAATAACAAACCCAATCTCTTTAACACCATGAATCACCCACTGCAATGGATTGCTTACAATAATTATAAACAAAATCAGATCAACTTACAGTGATGAAATTCCCAGTGTTTTGCCCATCTACCCTTCGATAGTTATTTGAAATGGGCTCACTTTTCTCTGTGGTGGAGGGAGGAGAGGCTCCACCCAGCAGGTATCCCAACGAGCTTTGCCCCCCTCCATTGCAAACACCACGCCCCATTCTCACTCTTAACTCACAATCCAAGTGATTAGTTGGCTCACTCATTTATAAGCAATCTATCTGCTATGAAGAATAGTATGTTAAAACTAATCTGTCTGTGAGAGGGATGATTTCTAAATTACAACACAAGGAATAAGGAGAGGCCATCTAAATTAACACCGCTAGATTTGTTGGCATAAGAGTGAGTTATGATCTGGTGCAATCATTTTGAAGATGGTCCAATCGGGCTAATCGTTGGTGAATAGTTTCTTTCTGTACTAACAGTGTTAGGGATATCATTTCTTCATTGTGACTGCAAGCTCACATGTCCAAACCACAACGGATAGTAATTGATTATCATTATTTTTGCTTAGATATGATTATGTTCAAGATATGTACGTGTCGTGCATTCTGTCGGTCTAGAAGAACTTAAAATTAGGTCTAACGTGAAGGACATAGGTGTCCATCAGACTCGGCTCTTTTAGCAAACGTAATTATACACTTCACTTGCTCTTTTCCATTAATAGATAGAGGTCTCCAATATTTGTAATATATGGCAATAATGGAATGTTGTTATCTTAAAAGATTTGTGTCTTTTTTATTGGGCAACTCTTTTTTTATTTGGTAGGAGGATTGGTTGATTTTATATGTTTTTATTAAgacttttttcttttttattgtggATTCTTTTTTTACTTGGTAGGAGGATTGCTTGATTTCATATGTTTTTACTAAGACTTTTGTCTCTTTTATTGGGCGACTCTCTTTTTACTTGGTAGGAGGATTGCTTGATTTTATATGTTTTTACTAAGACTTTTATCTCTTTTATTGGGCGACTCTCTGTTTACTTGGTAGGAGGATTGattgattttatatgtttttaCTAAGACTTTTGTCTCTTTTAGGGCGACTCTCTTTTTACTTGGTAAGAGGATTGATTGATTTCATATGTTTTTACTAAGACTTTTGTCTCTTTTATTGGGCAACTCTCTTTTTACTTGGTTGGAAGATTAGTtgattttatgcatttttactAAGACTTTTGTCTCTTTTATTGGGCGACTCTCTTTTTACTTGGTaggaagattggttgattttatttgtttttactaAGACTTTTGTCTCTTTTATTGGATGACTCTCTTTTTACTTGGCAGGAGGATTGGTTGATTTTATATGTTTTTACTTTGATTTCTTTCATTAATTGTTTTATGTTGTTTTCAAAGATTGATGAGAGAACATTTTGTTTGATACATGATTttcatattattaaatatataaccAATAATATTTTGGTGTGCAAAGGGAGGAAACTTAAGTATGAAGTTGTATGAATAAGGTATAGTATTTGATGTTAAGAATAGTAGAATATGAGCTATGTGAATGCAATTAGAAATAATTGTTTGTTTTGCATAAGTAGATGAAATAGAGTTGAGTTTACTAAGAAAAGGATTACAATTGACAAATAGATGTGACAAATATATCAAATGATATTTTTCTACTAAATATATAGGTCATTTTGGGTGTGTTGATTAAGAACATGGTGATATTCAAATGCTAGGTGGTTGGACTCTATGAAATTAGTAGCTATAATTTCTTGCAGTGGATTGAAGTTGAGATCTCCTTAATAATAGTTTATGTTTCTAATTAAAAAATAGGGGAAGCACCCCGATCTCGGAAAAAAACCCAAGAAAAAGTGAGCCAAACAAGGCTCACAAACATATTTAAGTCCCTTAAACAAATAATATATTCCTACTTTGGTTTCTAAAGATATGAGTAATTTTCTTATGGGGGCAATTTTTATTGAAGAATTAGAAAAGGTGGTATTTTAGATGAATAGAGGTAAACCCATTAAAGTTGATGGCTTCCTCaattttttttagaaatatttGGATATTTTAGGTAATCTTAGGCCAGTAAAAGGATTCTCAAATCTATTGATTCTACttttttggcttgattccaagaaaaagataatttttttgatttgtttcttcctatTTCACTTTACTatgttataatttattattataaaaattagtGTTGATTTATTAGAAAGATATTGccttcaattattattattttttgattcaTAAATGCAAGGTTTTTTAGCCTAACTCACTTTAGGTGATGCTGTAATTGGGGAACCTCCTCCTTGGCATGAATGCTCAAAATTCCAAACTTGCAAGCACAATAGCATAGTAGAGGCAAATAGCTTGTGATAAGACTATCCCAATGAGTGTAGGAATCACATGCATGAACACCTGCTAAGTCACCTAACATGAATTCTAGCAACATCAATATTGAAATTCAAACTTGTGAGCACATACGATTATAATGGCCcaataggggtttgaaccttggtggccacaacAAAAACACCACAACTTAATCATCACACTATGGGGTGAATCTTAATATTTCCTTCTATTATTAATACTAAGTAGGGTAGTTTTATGAACTTGGGCATTTGATTCTAgatgaaattattatttttgtagAGGTTCTTCATTCTATGTCAAAATCTATATATAAGTTATGTTTATAACTTAGAAATGTCAAAGACCTAATATGATTAGTTAGATGATTTTTCCTTTTATATATTTTATCTATAAATAGGATTTATAGGGGTCAATTTATTAGGTTATGAGTTGTGTGGATTCTAATTCCTTTTTCTATTCTTATTGATGgtattcaaaatcatttttttaataaatcttgATGGCTCTTCATTAGGGAAATCCTATTTCTTATTATCATTTCATGTTGATGGAGGAATTTTTAGGTAGATTGTTAAATAACCAAAGAATTATGTGTTGTACCCAAAGAAGTGTTGGGAAATCCACAATCACACCTTTAAATTTCAGCATGCAATTCATTCAATGGGGGTTGATAAAATTTGTGACGAAACATATTTGAGGATATATTTGGATATTTAGCTGGATACTTTAGTAAAATAGATTAATGGAGACAAGTATAATGATTTTTTATTCAATTCTCCTAGACTTATTAAATAAAGGATTGCACAAGTCTTTCACTTAAGGATATGTTCTCTTCCTTTGGGTTATTTTTGGACTCTATTATCTAATGGTCGATCTAGTAGACTATAGAGAAATACAACATTGTATAGTATTAGAGTTATTCGTTAGTCTTTCAAGAGGTTATATTTTGCTAGTTTTCAACATTCTTAAATTCTATTTTATAGGATCTTCATATTTATTAAGTTTTAATGCTCTTagctctatttaaaaaaaaattaatttgatgtTGGAGTTATTTTTTAAATCCAAAAAGCGTATGAATAATTTATAAGCACACCACCTATAACAAATGGAGATCAAGTGAGGATAATTTTCTTAACAACCTAAGAAATTTTATATTGATCCACACAAGAATTTTGTTACAattaatgaatgaatccttatgaaaAGGATGAGCAAAATCCTCAATAAAAATCGTAAAGAAAGATTCAATTAGctagtgccaagtgtcacaatAATAATGAATGTGGTAAATTAAGATATTATTAGCCTAATATAATAAAAGGTTAAAATTACCTAAGCTAATCTTAAGTGAGTAAAGTAATTATAaggacctaattataaaattagttACCGAATGTTCTAATTACTCCAAGATTTGGACTTTTATCCGTTTGAAATTTACTTGGGTAGGGAAGTTGGATTCTCACAAATATATTTTGGTTAGTTAGGATCAAATTTATTCTTATAAGTAGAGTGGTGGTTTTGTGTTGCAAGTGCAGTTGCCGTTGCACCGAAtgatcaacttgttaatgcccaatacaaccactagacttatagaatgcacaataggtggttaagccatgtcacaaaccggAGTGCTGCAATGCACATCACAAagagaccaagggaacacaccttgcaacaaccccccccccccccccccctagcgcaagcaaggggtttgaacctgtgatcaagctctgataccacttgttacaagtgtagttgatgttgcaccaaaagatcgaccttttaatgcccgatacaaccattagacttatagaatccacaggatgtaattaagccatgtcacaaacccaagcgttgcgctgcacaacacaaggagactaagGGCACACACCTTGAAACATATTGGTCTTTGATAAACAAAACTTAATATTCAATATTGAAAATAGCTAAATTATATTGGTGTTGGTGTAAGTTTCTTGATCAATATTGGGCTATATTATTAATATAAAGTATCTAGGTGCTGTTCTTGAAGATAGTTTTCCATAGATGGAGTCGAGTGGGAAAGGTTCAATGGTTTGGGGCACTAATAAGAAAGGAGCTtcaattataaataatatattctTTTGGATTATTAATAGTGGTTGTAATGCTCTTTAAATTAATCATGGGAGTTCCATTTGCCAATTCTATCTTCCTTCCATATCCATCATCCCTTGATGGAAATATTTGATAAAGAAGGATGGTCAACTATTAATAGATTTAAATGTTATTTCTATTTAAGAAGTATTTGAATATATCACTTGAAGGATCCTAGTAGCTAGCCTAGGGGTGGCTTACCTAAATCTTGatacattttttaatatattattaagaaATGGCCTTGCTATTCTCTAGAGGTAGATGATGCTCTTTCATGGGAAACAATTTGAAAGTGGCTTACTTTGTGACTTTTGGATATTAATTTTTGGAGAATAAGAGAGATGGGATCAATTATTTTCTTGACTAGAGAAAAAATATGGAATAAATTCTACTATCCTGAATGAATTTTTTTGTATGGCTACACTATTGAAATAAGTGGCTTACATggtataatataaaaaaattggaTTTAATAGTCTTTCAAAATGTCTTTCATGTGGCAATCAATAAAATGCGGTTCACATATTATTTTGTTGGTCGATGTGGTCCATATATTTTAATGTTCCCTTTTATTTGAGTATTTACAGGCATGGGTGACATTGTTAAAATTGAGCTAttattcatatttctcccttaatgAATTTTGAGTGACTTTATGATATCCTCCTAAATTGTCATCCCTCTTTATGGATTCCTATGATATTGATCCTATTTTTTTCATTGCAAATTAAGTTATAGAAAAACCATAGAAATTGTCTCCTTCATAGGTTTggataattttttcaatttttttaaaataaagtattatagataaatattattttgaggGGGTCCTACCTTCTTATGAATTTATTCTTTCACATGATTTGAAACTTTTGAATCTTTCTAGTTATGTGTGGCTCTAAATCGAGGACATCTAATAAGTTAAATATATTTGGAAAGTGGTGCTGTCTACTTTATAGTGTTTTAAAAATTGATAATGATGGCTCTTTTTGTGGTAACTTGAGTGCTACTTGAATGGGAGGAATTGGTCGTGATAGTGATAGgttggttttttttattttctttgatgcTATGGGTGTTAGTTCTGATAATATGATGAATACCTAGGTGATTTTAGTGGCCCTTGAAAATGCATACAATTTGGGTTGAAAGAACCTTATTTGTAAATTAGATTCTTGATCTTGATTTCTCTTCTAAAATTTGGGATCTCTAGAGTCTTCCTCGAGGATTAATTCTTTAGTTGAATAGATTCTTTCTCTCCCCTTCAATTTTGAGACTATTTTTAGTGCTCATATACTTAGGAAATGGAATTGTGTGATTGATTACCTTGTCGAGTGGGATTTAGAGGAGAACTATTTTTGATGCAGGAGAATTCCCAATTcttggcaatattgcatcaaccaaaaacatttctttttagtttgttttctattttgtagtttcaacatttctttttgcattttcttgcattggctcaccggatcttgtagagatggattttgcttgtgaacatgatcatcttccttgttcctaaaccacagagcatttggatgattttccgacaagttatcgattctgaattttgagacagttttctggcttagaacaccggaaccacttggacctatttgctattggcgaatcttgcAGACCCTTTCCGTATCTTGTGGAGACCGAGTTCAtggattccaatgttccttagtgtgtggccaaccttcccttttatccgcacttcatcctttggtttttcctagaggaatctctttggcagaggccgacgtggtggttttacacgtttgatctatTCTTCCACATTTGATCTCCCTCTTgtccatataaatcaatgtaattaagcatcataaattATCAATGAGAAATATAGAAGACATATCTTAAGATTTATAGGTCCAAAGTTGACCGATTATGTAATTGAGCAGGTATGTAGCAGACCAATGAACCAAATCTTGTAACCCGGATGTTATTGGgtgtttgtaatcaattttcatgatctaattcattaagTTTTTCATTGCCTCCATCGTATCCTCTTGTTTGCGTTGTTTTTACACTTGTTGCCTAGTCCAGATTGATctgtttgaggtccctcctaaccggtgactgcaccaagtagtatcagagtgagattttgttatggagattgcgttgtcctgagatttatttgtagggtggcagattgtggatctgacTTGTAGCTGTAGAGGATTGGTGTGAAGATGGTGCGaaaaggaaataggaatggtggcatGTGTGGGAATGCAGTCcttgctgtgatggaaatgttgagaggaattgtagctTGATTAGAATCTGTTGAGACAGCtaagagaagaggtcgacatatagAAGAAGAAGCACCGACAAAATAAGTAGCAAACCCATCGatgattgatccagatgaagagaggttcttgagggttttagtagggaaaacactaaaccacattttaccccaccagagtatgatggaaagttggatttagatgaattaatggattggatcttggaaatGGAGAAGTACTTTAATTTTGAGAACACCGCAGatgaaaggaaggtgaaatatgtctgtactcaattgaaaggtcatgcatctctttggtgggaacatttgcaggttgatagacaaagaagaggtaaagagaagatcaaatcatgggagcagatggttgctaagttaaaataaaaatttatgcctactgattaccaagtaaatttgttccgaaagttgcagaacttgaagaagaaagagtctagtgtgaaggattataccaaagcattctacaaattgaatatcagatctggacatgtcgatgatgaggttgaacaagttgcaagatatttgaaaggattgtggatgtctatacaagatgaacttagtttaatcaagttgcagagtgttgaagaagcttatcaatatgccctaaaagcagaagagaagttgaacaaaagacatgagcatagacaaagaggtagaggcaaaatgttttctagaggaagaggattttggaggaagaggaacctatatagaacataacaaagacaaggaagcaagaaaagatggtaattcatactagaagaatgacataaatttctaccagagaagagaacctgatAGCTACCAGAATAaaagttttggaaaagatgacagaagaaaAGATAACAGAGTGttcagaggaactttctataagtgtggagaagtgttgggatccaagaacactgagagggggggggtgaatcagttttctaccagaACAAAGAAATTTAaacttattaacacaacaactcagcaactggtaaacataaaagcatttaacaataagaaacaatgcaaccacaaagatgaacaccataacaccacagatttataagtgagaaacctcaaagaggaaaaaccacggtgggtttggagacccacaatatctatccactaatcaaatgaatagatattacaagggacctgcacatgcaggaaggccaacaacctagagcgcattgctcataacaaaaggagcctcactgactacataaaacatcagactacaatccaaaatgaagattgaactgcaagaatagaatctcctatgcctgagtataatttcagttaagctcaatatcagaggtcttaaacctcttacataaacccaattcaatcacctataattgacCAAagcttctacatatgattacaaccttattcgcacacagataatcctataaccttaatccc encodes:
- the LOC131056148 gene encoding protein SPIRAL1-like 3; protein product: MGRGVCNGGGQSSLGYLLGGASPPSTTEKSEPISNNYRRVDGQNTGNFITERPSTKVQSVPGGVSSLGYLLGGGHK